The DNA sequence TCTTATCCAGCGTGGACGGCTGATAAAAGAAGTCAACAAACAATTACAAGGCCACCTGCTTGAGATCAGGGAGCTGAAAACCATCAACCAGCGTCTCCAGGAAGAAAACATAGAACTGCGCGACTTGTGCTGTTTTCTTGACGATGACCGACTAAAGGTGAATAAACTGGCCCGGGAATGGCAGCTGTTCGGTCACCACGCAGCCAAAGTGATGCGTGAGGATCTGGGCGGCTACTTGAAAAAACTGTCCGACCTAGAGCGCATGCAAGACGGATTAGTGAAGGAGAATCTGGACCTGAAAGagctctgtctggtcctggaggAGGAGTGTGTTAGCAGGAGTGACTCCAGTCCCGGTGGATCCACTGAGCTCAACCTGCCGTGCATGGTGTCCCGAGACCTCGGGGATGGAAGTTCAAGCACTGGGAGCGTTGGTAGTCCGGACCAGCTCCACCTGGTTT is a window from the Oncorhynchus clarkii lewisi isolate Uvic-CL-2024 chromosome 14, UVic_Ocla_1.0, whole genome shotgun sequence genome containing:
- the LOC139366248 gene encoding coiled-coil domain-containing protein 85B, producing the protein MGSDSEIYNRELSKMSDEDLLACSKEELVRRLRKEESEKISALIQRGRLIKEVNKQLQGHLLEIRELKTINQRLQEENIELRDLCCFLDDDRLKVNKLAREWQLFGHHAAKVMREDLGGYLKKLSDLERMQDGLVKENLDLKELCLVLEEECVSRSDSSPGGSTELNLPCMVSRDLGDGSSSTGSVGSPDQLHLVCSPDD